A portion of the Simkania negevensis Z genome contains these proteins:
- a CDS encoding chorismate mutase: protein MRKLLLLFALSMGTISAKEIVNLDLFRQELDIIDQNIVSLFALRYQVVQQVAAYKKEHNIPVYDPKREAEEIKKLGDLAHSYNIDPDVIEKIFKIYITYSRDSEMQHSQ, encoded by the coding sequence ATGAGAAAATTACTTTTACTCTTTGCACTTTCGATGGGAACTATTTCTGCAAAGGAAATCGTCAACTTAGACCTTTTTCGGCAAGAGTTAGATATCATCGATCAAAATATCGTTTCTCTTTTTGCGCTTCGTTATCAAGTTGTGCAACAAGTTGCTGCATATAAAAAAGAGCACAACATTCCAGTTTATGATCCAAAGCGTGAAGCAGAGGAGATTAAAAAATTGGGTGACCTTGCCCACAGCTATAACATCGATCCCGATGTCATTGAAAAGATTTTTAAAATTTATATTACTTATAGCAGGGATTCGGAAATGCAGCACTCTCAATAA
- the ruvA gene encoding Holliday junction branch migration protein RuvA, producing the protein MLEYVKGVLVDCDPNKAVIDVNGIGHGLFIPLSTYSNLPQIGEEVLLYISTVIREDSHRHFGFLSREERNLFEMVSDVSGIGPKTALALIGHLDHSDLESAITHANVNLLSKIPGIGKKTAERLIVEMRDKIHKKLKHIAPSILIKGKDNLSQDAMSALMNLGYNTLQAQKAIQHALSQFDSPPPLSELISCALKGI; encoded by the coding sequence ATGCTTGAGTACGTTAAAGGAGTATTAGTAGATTGCGACCCCAATAAGGCTGTCATCGATGTGAATGGAATTGGCCATGGCCTTTTTATCCCTCTTAGTACTTACTCGAATCTTCCTCAAATTGGCGAAGAGGTTCTTCTCTACATCTCAACAGTCATTCGTGAAGATTCTCACCGCCATTTTGGATTCCTTTCAAGAGAAGAAAGAAACCTGTTTGAAATGGTGAGCGATGTTTCGGGCATTGGCCCAAAGACAGCCCTAGCTCTCATTGGCCATTTGGACCATTCAGATTTAGAGTCTGCTATTACTCACGCCAATGTTAACCTCCTTTCCAAAATCCCTGGGATTGGGAAAAAGACCGCTGAAAGACTCATCGTCGAAATGCGCGACAAGATTCATAAAAAGCTTAAACACATCGCCCCTTCTATCCTCATAAAAGGCAAAGATAATTTAAGCCAAGATGCCATGAGCGCTCTCATGAACTTAGGATATAACACCCTCCAAGCCCAAAAGGCAATTCAACATGCTCTGTCACAATTTGATTCTCCTCCTCCCTTAAGTGAGCTCATTAGCTGTGCATTAAAAGGCATTTGA
- the ruvC gene encoding crossover junction endodeoxyribonuclease RuvC, whose translation MIAEKKKTYTILGIDPGTRITGYGIVKTDLTFYEPLDYGAIRPPPKLPLFERQLIIHEAVAHLLELHPIDAISIESQYVSKNPQSALKLGMAKGVAILAGTQRKIPVFEYAPKKAKIAVVGTGNATKEQVGRMIQVLLHLPEVPHPEDAADALALALCHSHHIKGFSYA comes from the coding sequence ATGATAGCGGAAAAAAAGAAAACCTACACCATTTTAGGAATCGATCCAGGAACCCGGATCACAGGTTATGGCATTGTCAAAACCGATCTCACTTTCTATGAGCCTCTTGATTACGGCGCCATCCGCCCCCCGCCAAAGCTTCCTCTCTTCGAAAGACAACTCATCATTCACGAAGCAGTTGCTCACCTTCTCGAACTGCATCCTATTGACGCAATCTCCATTGAAAGTCAATACGTGAGCAAAAACCCTCAAAGCGCTCTCAAACTCGGCATGGCGAAAGGAGTCGCCATTTTGGCAGGAACGCAGCGAAAAATTCCCGTTTTCGAGTATGCTCCTAAAAAAGCAAAGATTGCCGTCGTAGGAACGGGCAATGCGACCAAAGAGCAAGTAGGACGTATGATTCAGGTCTTGCTCCATTTGCCTGAAGTGCCCCACCCGGAAGATGCCGCGGATGCCTTAGCTTTGGCGCTTTGCCATTCACATCATATAAAAGGATTCAGTTATGCTTGA
- the waaF gene encoding lipopolysaccharide heptosyltransferase II, whose protein sequence is MKKLQPKNIIVRMPNWIGDLVMATPILTDLRFAFPDASITAMVYEKIGPLIEADPAIDELFLFSRAKGMIRRIRQRNIVEKLRDGNYDLGLLLTNSFSSAWRFWQGGVKNKVGFSGDGRSFLLDQAVPFPKERKTQHLVLTYKALLKHIGIPRSETAPRLFLKKDEKEGAWDFVKRFDIPAEAKLIGINPGAAYGSAKCWLPERFREVAKRLIDEDPSHFVLFFGDLSHKQLINEICTGLPARAVNLAGQTDLRLLLALISICSVFLTNDSGPMHIADSLDIPLVALFGSTDPIATGPYRHGQAVMQKKVPCSPCFKRVCPIDFPCMKGLTVEDVFNRVLKTLHQNEQVTC, encoded by the coding sequence ATGAAAAAATTGCAGCCGAAAAATATTATCGTTCGGATGCCAAACTGGATCGGCGATCTCGTGATGGCAACTCCGATTTTGACAGATTTACGCTTCGCATTTCCAGATGCGTCAATCACTGCAATGGTTTATGAAAAAATCGGACCGTTAATCGAAGCAGATCCCGCAATTGATGAACTTTTTCTCTTTTCTCGTGCTAAAGGAATGATCCGGCGCATTAGGCAACGGAATATTGTCGAAAAATTGCGCGATGGAAATTACGATCTGGGCTTGCTTCTCACGAATTCCTTTTCTTCTGCATGGCGTTTTTGGCAAGGTGGTGTGAAAAATAAGGTTGGTTTTAGCGGAGATGGCAGATCTTTTTTACTCGATCAAGCTGTCCCCTTCCCAAAAGAAAGAAAGACGCAACATCTTGTCCTGACTTATAAAGCTTTACTCAAGCACATTGGCATTCCCCGCTCTGAAACAGCTCCGCGCCTTTTTCTAAAAAAAGATGAGAAAGAAGGGGCATGGGACTTTGTCAAGCGGTTTGACATTCCAGCTGAGGCGAAGCTGATTGGAATCAATCCAGGTGCGGCATATGGATCGGCAAAATGCTGGCTACCTGAAAGATTTCGAGAGGTGGCAAAAAGATTGATCGATGAAGACCCCTCCCATTTTGTTCTATTTTTTGGTGATCTATCGCACAAGCAATTGATCAATGAGATTTGCACCGGACTACCTGCGCGAGCTGTCAACTTAGCCGGACAAACAGATCTTCGTTTACTCTTGGCCCTCATTTCCATTTGCTCTGTCTTTTTAACGAATGATAGTGGGCCGATGCACATTGCGGATAGTTTGGATATTCCCCTTGTTGCACTTTTTGGATCGACAGATCCGATTGCGACCGGACCGTATCGCCATGGTCAAGCTGTCATGCAAAAGAAAGTGCCTTGCTCTCCTTGCTTTAAGAGAGTGTGTCCGATTGACTTTCCTTGCATGAAGGGATTAACGGTGGAAGATGTTTTCAATCGTGTTCTCAAGACACTTCATCAAAATGAGCAGGTCACATGCTAA
- a CDS encoding glycosyltransferase family 9 protein: MLKKIIATLRPNPFDQLLKKAASENQSRFLVIWNRGLGDIPLGLYALVYRIRSFIPHASVTFLTRPDLAPGFQMLENVHILSCEEWERGKPIDITESLAKHQLTPDVFDVILENPDPTRWLKWQLGTLTPKLKWREEWDALSERYQLQKGETYIGVHVDTETGGYYKYEKNWPLSYWQELFTRIQEEHKGKVILFGMEKDRSFLMDHIVDLRGETTVFEMLSVIKNYCNYLVVPDSGVLSIAYYVDSDFPVRVVSLWADPRQGVLRQKVDSPNPHFKHIPLIGKDDNVANISPESAFGALFNPEEHEQASPC; the protein is encoded by the coding sequence ATGCTAAAAAAAATCATCGCTACCCTCCGTCCTAATCCTTTCGATCAGCTTTTAAAAAAAGCGGCGAGTGAAAACCAAAGTCGTTTTCTCGTGATTTGGAATCGGGGGCTTGGTGACATCCCTCTTGGATTATATGCGCTAGTCTATCGTATCCGCTCATTTATTCCTCATGCATCTGTGACGTTTTTGACACGGCCTGATTTGGCGCCAGGTTTTCAAATGCTCGAAAACGTTCATATTTTGTCATGTGAAGAATGGGAACGAGGAAAGCCGATTGATATCACAGAAAGTTTAGCCAAGCATCAACTGACCCCCGATGTTTTTGATGTGATATTAGAAAATCCTGATCCTACAAGATGGCTGAAATGGCAACTTGGCACCTTGACTCCAAAGTTAAAATGGCGAGAAGAGTGGGATGCACTCTCCGAAAGATACCAACTTCAGAAAGGGGAAACCTATATAGGGGTGCATGTTGATACAGAGACCGGTGGCTACTATAAGTATGAAAAAAATTGGCCCCTTTCTTACTGGCAAGAACTGTTTACCCGGATTCAAGAGGAGCACAAAGGAAAAGTGATTCTTTTCGGAATGGAAAAAGATCGCTCTTTTTTGATGGATCACATTGTTGACTTACGTGGCGAAACCACGGTTTTTGAGATGCTTTCTGTTATCAAAAATTACTGCAACTACTTGGTTGTGCCTGATTCGGGAGTGCTTTCGATCGCATATTATGTGGACAGTGACTTTCCCGTTCGCGTTGTCTCTCTCTGGGCTGATCCGCGCCAAGGAGTTTTGCGCCAAAAAGTCGACTCTCCAAACCCTCATTTTAAACATATTCCCCTAATAGGAAAAGATGACAATGTTGCCAATATATCTCCTGAATCAGCCTTCGGAGCATTATTCAATCCCGAGGAACATGAACAAGCATCCCCTTGCTGA
- a CDS encoding UTP--glucose-1-phosphate uridylyltransferase, with protein MNKHPLAEVKQILQQSPAVNPHDFSPVSNDRVVHELSPSHHFEKMGVLILAGGQGTRLGFEGPKGCFELPLDEKKSLFQIHFERIRAKGPNLSVAIMTSPLNHEATLAYLQANDYFGLSSSQVDLYQQELIPMCDDHGYLFYEAPDKIAEAPAGNGKALFYLYQSPIWEKWRQKGVEYIQVVPVDNPLAEPFDGELLACHVENHLDLALKCIERVDPEEKLGVIVEKQGKLMIREYSEVSDAVRMGRSGEQLTYYLGNSGLFSCSMDYIERLVDGAFEMPWHLAHKKGKRLISTPDGWQAEEAWIWKFETFIFDIFPYADSYRVIVGDRKNCFAPLKNLSGPDSPEVVAEALKHVSLR; from the coding sequence ATGAACAAGCATCCCCTTGCTGAAGTGAAACAGATATTGCAGCAGAGCCCTGCTGTGAATCCTCATGATTTTTCTCCCGTCTCAAATGATCGGGTGGTGCATGAGCTATCACCCTCTCACCACTTTGAAAAAATGGGAGTGTTGATCTTGGCAGGTGGTCAAGGAACCCGGCTTGGGTTTGAAGGACCCAAAGGGTGTTTTGAGCTTCCACTCGATGAAAAGAAAAGCCTTTTTCAAATTCACTTTGAAAGGATCAGAGCGAAAGGACCCAACTTATCGGTTGCCATTATGACATCTCCGCTGAATCACGAGGCAACACTTGCTTATCTCCAAGCAAATGATTACTTTGGACTTTCGTCTTCTCAGGTTGATCTCTATCAGCAAGAATTGATTCCGATGTGCGACGATCACGGCTATCTGTTTTATGAAGCGCCCGACAAAATTGCGGAAGCCCCTGCAGGAAATGGGAAGGCGTTGTTTTATCTCTACCAGTCACCCATTTGGGAAAAGTGGCGACAAAAGGGAGTTGAGTACATTCAAGTTGTACCGGTTGATAATCCTTTGGCCGAACCATTTGATGGAGAGCTCTTAGCTTGTCATGTTGAGAATCATCTCGATCTCGCATTAAAATGTATTGAGCGGGTCGATCCTGAGGAAAAACTGGGAGTTATTGTCGAAAAGCAAGGGAAGCTGATGATTCGGGAGTATAGCGAAGTGTCTGATGCAGTCAGGATGGGGCGCAGCGGTGAGCAACTGACCTACTACTTAGGAAATTCGGGGCTATTCTCCTGCTCGATGGATTACATTGAGCGATTGGTAGATGGGGCCTTTGAGATGCCGTGGCATTTAGCGCATAAAAAGGGAAAACGGCTCATTTCAACTCCTGATGGATGGCAAGCAGAAGAAGCTTGGATCTGGAAGTTTGAAACATTTATTTTTGATATCTTCCCCTACGCTGACTCCTATAGAGTTATTGTGGGCGATCGCAAAAACTGTTTTGCCCCCTTAAAAAATCTTTCAGGGCCTGACAGCCCTGAAGTCGTGGCGGAAGCTCTTAAGCATGTATCTTTGCGCTGA